A stretch of Planctomicrobium piriforme DNA encodes these proteins:
- the gyrA gene encoding DNA gyrase subunit A gives MSNGSPPEDFDGPIGPFEGDEEQATGVRAIEDLDIRDEMRQSYLTYAMSVIVSRALPDARDGLKPAQRRILVAMNDLNLGPSSGRIKCAKISGDTSGNYHPHGEGVIYPTLVRLAQDWVMRETLIDKQGNFGSIAGLGPAAMRYTEARLSSAASEMLDDLGRQTVDFIPTYDQRNEEPVVLPARYPNLLVNGSQGIAVGMATSIPPHNLSEVAEAVKLVIDDPEASVEEIMAVLPGPDFPTGGVICGRYGILQGYRTGRSTLTLRAKVEFETEKNTEVIVVKEIPYLDTRDRIKSKLEELIKDDKIEGISRVVDYTDRRTPSWQVRLHIYLKRDADREIVLNQLYKYSPLQTTVSVILLALVGNRPQTLNVKQLLEEFIRHRETVIRRRTEFLLSEARKRKHTVEGLLIAQIDIDKIIQTIRQSPSRAEAKIRLQGIEMPAELVARALGERGFIMFVSEYGELPNYALSANQSEAIVSMQLGSLANLERENLQGEHSKLLDDISGYLHLLSDALHIRAEIRSEMNALQAKYTSARRTEISDEELTDVDRGELITEEPMVVTLSQRGYIKRTPLSMYQAQNRGGKGIKGAKADDEDPIEHLFVSSTHSWLLFFTNFGKVYWQKVYDLPLGNRTAKGRALVNLLNLGDKERVQDCIDVREFDDEHFLLMATRQGIVKKTVLSAYSRPMKGGIIAIKLDAEDQLIDVVKVAAGQDVILSTSTGMTIRFSEADARPMGRNTMGVKGISLSSGDAVVGMVVADETMTLLTVCENGYGKRTPFGLGDLDVAAEEEIPEVEGEMPAAASESPAAVEAAPEEEEASASASSGMRYRRQRRGGKGLRDIKTTERNGPVIGILAVQDGDDVLMMSNSGKIQRIRAADINVIGRNTQGVRVMRMDKEDLLVSIARIPAEVADDGGEEAEPVGPEAT, from the coding sequence TTGTCGAACGGATCTCCCCCAGAAGATTTTGATGGTCCGATCGGTCCATTTGAAGGTGACGAAGAACAGGCGACCGGCGTTCGAGCGATCGAAGATCTGGATATCCGCGATGAGATGCGGCAAAGCTATCTCACCTATGCGATGTCGGTCATCGTCAGCCGCGCCCTGCCCGATGCCCGCGACGGCCTAAAGCCGGCCCAGCGCCGCATTCTGGTCGCCATGAACGACCTGAACCTCGGCCCGTCTTCCGGACGAATCAAGTGCGCCAAGATCTCCGGGGACACCTCGGGGAACTATCACCCGCACGGGGAAGGGGTCATTTACCCCACGCTGGTGCGTCTGGCCCAAGACTGGGTGATGCGCGAGACGCTGATCGACAAGCAGGGCAACTTTGGTTCCATCGCAGGTCTGGGCCCTGCAGCCATGCGATACACCGAGGCCCGCCTGTCCTCGGCGGCGTCGGAAATGCTCGACGACCTGGGCCGGCAGACCGTCGACTTCATCCCCACTTACGACCAGCGGAACGAAGAGCCGGTCGTGCTTCCCGCGCGGTATCCCAACCTGCTGGTCAACGGCTCGCAGGGGATCGCAGTCGGGATGGCGACGAGCATTCCGCCGCATAACCTGTCGGAAGTGGCTGAAGCAGTGAAGCTGGTGATTGACGACCCCGAAGCGTCGGTCGAAGAAATCATGGCAGTTCTGCCTGGTCCCGACTTCCCCACCGGCGGCGTCATCTGCGGCCGTTACGGCATTCTGCAGGGCTACCGCACCGGGCGTTCGACACTCACGCTCCGTGCGAAGGTCGAATTCGAGACCGAAAAGAATACCGAAGTCATTGTCGTCAAAGAGATCCCTTATCTCGACACGCGCGACCGCATCAAGTCGAAGCTCGAAGAGCTGATTAAAGACGACAAGATCGAGGGCATCTCACGGGTCGTCGACTATACCGACCGCAGAACCCCCAGTTGGCAGGTGCGGCTACACATTTATCTCAAGCGGGATGCCGACCGCGAGATTGTGCTGAACCAGCTTTACAAGTACTCGCCGCTGCAGACAACGGTGTCGGTCATTCTCCTCGCACTCGTGGGGAATCGTCCGCAGACGCTGAACGTCAAGCAGTTGCTGGAAGAGTTCATCCGGCACCGCGAAACGGTCATTCGCCGCCGGACTGAGTTCCTGCTGAGCGAAGCCCGGAAGCGAAAGCACACTGTCGAAGGTCTGCTGATTGCGCAGATCGATATCGACAAGATCATCCAGACGATTCGCCAGTCTCCCAGCCGGGCCGAAGCCAAGATCCGGCTGCAGGGGATTGAAATGCCGGCCGAACTGGTCGCCCGAGCCCTCGGCGAGCGGGGCTTCATCATGTTCGTCTCGGAATATGGGGAACTGCCGAACTACGCGCTTTCGGCCAATCAGTCCGAAGCGATCGTCAGCATGCAGCTCGGTTCATTGGCGAACCTCGAACGGGAGAACCTGCAAGGGGAACACTCCAAGCTCCTCGACGACATTTCCGGATACCTGCACCTGCTGTCGGACGCGCTGCATATTCGGGCCGAAATCCGTTCGGAAATGAATGCCCTGCAGGCGAAGTACACCTCTGCCCGACGGACGGAAATCAGCGATGAAGAACTGACCGACGTCGACCGCGGAGAGCTGATCACTGAAGAGCCGATGGTCGTCACGCTGTCGCAGCGGGGTTACATCAAGCGGACGCCGCTCTCGATGTATCAGGCGCAAAATCGCGGCGGCAAGGGGATCAAAGGAGCCAAGGCGGACGACGAAGATCCAATCGAGCATCTGTTCGTCTCCAGCACGCACAGTTGGCTGCTCTTCTTCACCAACTTCGGCAAGGTCTACTGGCAAAAGGTCTACGATCTTCCCCTGGGTAACCGTACCGCCAAGGGCCGGGCACTCGTCAATCTGCTCAACCTCGGCGACAAGGAACGAGTGCAGGACTGCATCGATGTCCGGGAGTTCGACGACGAGCACTTCCTGCTGATGGCCACCCGACAGGGGATCGTCAAGAAGACAGTGCTGTCGGCTTACAGCCGCCCGATGAAGGGTGGCATCATCGCCATCAAGCTGGACGCGGAAGATCAGTTGATCGACGTCGTCAAAGTCGCGGCCGGACAGGACGTGATACTGAGTACGTCGACCGGGATGACGATCCGCTTCTCGGAAGCAGACGCACGGCCGATGGGCCGCAATACGATGGGGGTCAAGGGGATCTCGCTGTCTTCCGGCGATGCAGTGGTCGGCATGGTCGTCGCCGACGAAACCATGACGCTGCTCACCGTCTGTGAAAACGGCTACGGCAAACGCACCCCGTTCGGACTTGGCGACCTGGATGTCGCTGCGGAAGAAGAAATCCCGGAAGTCGAAGGCGAAATGCCTGCGGCGGCCTCGGAATCGCCCGCTGCTGTGGAAGCCGCGCCGGAGGAAGAAGAAGCTTCCGCCTCGGCCAGCAGCGGCATGCGTTATCGTCGTCAGCGCCGCGGCGGCAAGGGGCTGCGGGACATTAAGACCACCGAACGCAACGGCCCTGTGATCGGCATTCTCGCCGTGCAGGACGGCGACGACGTGCTGATGATGTCCAACAGCGGCAAGATTCAGCGCATTCGCGCCGCCGACATCAACGTCATCGGCCGCAACACACAAGGCGTTCGGGTGATGCGGATGGACAAAGAAGACCTCCTTGTCTCGATCGCCCGCATCCCCGCCGAAGTCGCCGACGACGGCGGCGAAGAGGCAGAGCCGGTGGGGCCGGAAGCAACGTGA